Below is a genomic region from Acomys russatus chromosome 3, mAcoRus1.1, whole genome shotgun sequence.
GCAGACTTCTTTAGCGTTCTGTGTCAATCCTTAGTCAACTCCTTACATGCCTTCTCAGGTACCCTGTGTCTAAGTACAAAGTACTTTTGGTATTATTAGTAGTCTGATGCTAATGTGTGGTATCAGGTAGcattttccacttaaaaaaaaaaaaatctcctaccCCTTATATATGAACTAAAACTGATGGCATACATAGATGCGACAAGCACCAATGCTGATGAGTTCTCCTGTGACCAGTAGCAGTTTATTTAGCTATTCTTTAATTACATAAGTGTGTCACTCATGAATAatggaagatgtgtgtgtgtgcatgcacacatgtgtatgtgtgtgggtatgatATGTTCAGATTCACAAGTATGTTTGGGGGTGAGTACACATTTGTGTAGGCACAAATGCATGTAGAAGTGTAAATATCAACATCAGTTATCATTCCTCAGGActcataagaaaatataaacataatgtaCCTCCCAATTAGTTGTTTTTATTCTCCAGTCTGAAGGTTCAGCAAAACAAGCAACTTCTTATTCTTGTGGAAATTTTATCACAGGTGTGATTTTTCAAATCATACATAATGTTTGAGGCCAGAATGGATTgcataagaccctgcctcaaaaaaagaaaggaaaatttaaaaccaTGCATGCTCTTTAATTCAGGGCCCAGAAGTTCATTTTCAATATCACAAAGGAACTTGGTATTCAGGAATGCAGGTAGACATAATGTAACTGGTAAATCACATGACACATGACACGTAGCAAGCTATATGTATGTCATAGCTGGTGGGTTTTATAGCagctgttttaatattttaatattttacgaTTCACGGGTTTTCCTTGGCTAGGAGCACCCTCCATCACTGTCTGCTATCCTTGGTTACAGGTAGTGGGGGATAGTTCCTCAGTCTGGGAGATGCACACAGACATCTACAAGTCCCCCAAAGTCCAACATGGGGAACAAGTGACTTTCTTGGGCTTCCTTCAGAGAACATGGTGGGAGATGTAGTCACCACTGAGTGGCTTCACTGTGGATGGTAGCTTCTACAGGGTGTGTCACATCCCCCAAACACCCCCTCACAGACTCCTGATAACCTCCACAGACTGTGAGCTCTAGCACCTCCCACGACCATGAGTCTATGTTCAGTGAGGACATAAGCTCACACAGATGGCTGGGAGGTGCCAGAGGGAGTTGCAGGACTCCAGGTGGCAGACAGATTTGATGGAAACGACACTTGTAAAACTcagaggaagccaggtgtggtggtgcacgcctttaatcccagcactcggttggcagaggcgggcggatcgctgtgagttccagtccaggacagccaaggctacacagagaaaccctgcctcaaaaaaccaggaaaaaaaaaaaaaaccctcagaggAAGTTAAAGATGACCTTACACTTctaatgctcctgcctccacttctgggtgctggggaccacaGGTGGGCACCCCCATGCCCAGTTCAAAGCGCACACAGTGTTAAAGCTGAGTTTAAAAGTAAGAAACACTTCTCTCCTACTGGCTTTGTTCATTTTAAGCAAGCCTCAGCATGTCCCCAAAATATAGAGTTTTCATCTTCTCATAAAAATATCACGTGGATCATGCTGAACTCTTGAAAATATTCTAACAAAATGTGCTTGAAGTGAGAGAACAAACATTAACTATGCATGATTTGAAAAAATCACACTTGTGATTAAATCTCcacaagaatgagaaaaatagcaATGgccatttttaagtgtgtgtgtgtgtatatgcgtgtgtgtgtgtgtgtgtgtccttgtatgtgtgcaggtgttccTGCCACAGCATGTATAgcaggacaaccttgggtgtcattccttgctttccaccttgtttggAACAGTCTCTAGTGGTTCACTGCTGACCCCACAAGTGTCcatggagcccccccccccaccttctctgcctctcatttttccctagaagcactaggattacagacatgctgcCATAGCCAAgtgtctgtgggttccagggacctgaactccagtcctcactcTTGCATGCACGGGGAGtgggctgtctccccagcccgTGGCCATTTCCTGAAAGGCTTTAAAGGACTCTCGCCctgccgccgcccccgccccactCCAGCAGAGGACCCCTAGACAGTTTGCAAAGGTCCTCACAAGTCACAATCTGTGTTACAGGGTTGTGAAGACAGTGGCTGTGAAAATCCTGAAGAATGAGGCCAATGACCCTGCTCTGAAGGACGAGCTGCTGGCTGAGGCAAACGTCATGCAGCAGCTGGACAACCCCTACATTGTGCGCATGATCGGAATCTGCGAGGCAGAGTCCTGGATGCTGGTGATGGAGATGGCAGAGCTGGGGCCCCTCAACAAGTACCTGCAGCAGAACAGGTGCCGTGGAACTGTGCGCAGGCCTGCCATGGGCTGTGCTGGGGCCGGAGTTGTGTGGGAAGCTCGCCCTctcccccccttcccttctcGTGTTGCTCCATGCTCAGGTCTTGAGAAAGGAATGAGAGGAGAGATGCAGCCTTAGAAtcgggctttctctctctccctccccacccccctctccctctctctgtacaTCTGTAGGGGTGCAcctgtgtgtaaatgtatgtgtgtggaggccagaggtcaatactGGGTGTCATCTTCCATCCTCTATCGCTCTCCAtcttatcatttttttatttatgtgcgtatgtctgtgagagtgtgtgccaCATGAGTGTAGATACTCACGGGGACCCAGAAGAGAGCGTCAGAttgctgggagctggagttacaggcagttgcgaGCCTCTCAACATGAGTGCTGGaaacctaactcaggtcctctgtgaggaCAGTATGTGCCCTTAACGCAGAACTATCTagctcttcaccttattttttgagacaaggtctctcattaaaATTCTAGAACTCACCAGTTCAGCCACACTGGCAGCCACGGAGCCTCAGGGAGCCTCAGTCCTCACAGGAGCAGGTTGCTGTTCGCTGACAGAGGCCATGGGTGGGCTAGGCACAGCTTCTCTAAGCTTTAGCTCATCCCATCCTTActacattgtttatattttaccCGGCTGTTGCTTTTGACTCTGCAGGTAGGAAATGAAAGCACAGAGTTCATTTGTAACCTATCCACTATGGAGCAAGGGTTCCGAGCCATCCATGATTCCTCTGGAGCCAAGGCTCATCTTATATAGCGTTTCTTTATTATTTCCAATATGCATGCAGGAGTATAAGGGTTTGTGCTGGTGcagcaggtggaggccagaggtcaacctacAGCAAGGCCCATTCCCTGGAATACCATCTTATCATCTGCATCCTTTGAAACAGGGGTGTCTCATTGGCCAGAGCTCATCAATTATGCTAGAATGGTTGGGCAGGGAACACCAAGAGTCCACCTGTTTTGCTTCCCCAGCTTTGGAATGacaagcatgggccaccatgcctggcttgattttCACATGGCCTCTGGggcatcgaactcaggtccttgcactTGAAAGATGAGCACTAAGCTTTCTCTACAGCCCTCTATGAATTTTTGTACGTCTCAAAGCATGCCTGAAAATGAAACACGTTGAGCATCTGGAGAATGGTGTTCAGTCTGGAACAGGCTGTCAGAGGGATTACCTGCCACACTCTGGCCTGCTGTGGTTGCCttttgcatgcttgtgtgtagtatatgtgtgtgtatacacatgtgcacggGTATGCATGCCCATGCAaccatgcagaggccagaggacgacATGTGTATCCTCCTCTATTGCTCTCCGCTGTATTTCCTTAGAACACAGCCAGCTGTGGAGGCAGACGCCTCTAATTCTAACAccagaggcagaggttggtggctctctgtgagtttgaggtcagctaaTGCCAGGctagtcaggactacacagtgagtagTTTTAGGTTTTCGGCTATGCTGGCAGCTAGCAGGCCTCaggaccttcctgcctctgcctgccccaccggtactgggattacagacacgtggccatgctcagctttttcaGCAAATGCTCTTAGGCTGAGTGATCCTCCCAGCCTGTCCTATTGCTTAAATGGGACTGAGTGGAGCCCTCCTCCGTCTACGCGGGGAACATGGCTGTGTTTGGAATGGCCATTGTCCACTCCTGCTGATGACAGCCTGTGATTCTAGGCACATCAAGGATAAGAACATCATAGAGCTGGTTCACCAGGTTTCCATGGGAATGAAGTATTTGGAAGAGTGCAATTTcgttcacagagatctggctgcaaGGAACGTGCTTCTGGTCACACAGCACTATGCCAAGATCAGCGATTTCGGTCTTTCCAAAGCCCTTCGTGCCGATGAAAACTATTACAAGGTAGGAGAGCTCACTGCAGGCTCATGGCACAGGCTTAGGGACAGCTCAGTGCAGACTGAGGGACTGCTCACTGTAGGCTCATGGTGCAGACTGAGGGACTGCTCAGTGCAGACACTGAAAGATAAATGTATGCTCTCTGAATATTATCACGGTAGAGCTCCCAATAGTAACCATGTGGAAAAGTATTCTTAAGAGTGATtctgtcaatcaagaaaacaaaacagaaaatattgcAATAACTCTCAACTGGAGACTTGTTCAAACTAGCAccctatgtttgtttgttttttccacatTTGTTTACCTTGTGCTGTGTATGTAGTCATGTGTGCCACCGTGTACTAATAGAAATCAGAAGACATCGTAcaggagttgattctttccttctatcatgGAAATccaaggaattgaactcagatcttcaggcttggcagcaggcatcttacccactgagccatcttgccagccctgaatACTCGTGCTAACTCACTTTAAGAAACAGGAATTGaacaagttgatttttttttttttaaaggcatggtttcatgcagcccaggctggcacctctctcctgggtgctggggttacaccGTGTACCACCAAGACTGGGTTATCCATTGGTTGCGTcgtaacgctgcgaccctttaatcagttcctcgtgttgtggtgactgcCAACCATAAcataatttttgttgctacttcataactgtaatgccgttatgaattgtaatgtaaacacgtgatatgcaggatatctgatatgcaaccccccaaaggggttccaacccacaggttgagaaccactgagggctttgtgcatgctgagcTACATGGCTACTATCTGGGCCACTTCCTCTGCCCAGAACTGGGTGATTCTTGAGAGACGTCTCTGAGTCGTTTTCATTCGAGATGACTCTCTGAATTTCAGCAGAGGCTTTTCTCTGCTCCACTTCTCGAGCCCAGCTCCTCTGTGGATTAGTGTGTGCACACCCGACTTAACCCATCACAGCATGCCTGCTCTGCTTCCAGGCGCAGACCCATGGGAAGTGGCCCGTGAAGTGGTACGCCCCCGAATGCATCAACTACTACAAGTTCTCCAGCAAGAGTGACGTCTGGAGCTTTGGCGTCCTGATGTGGGAAGCATTCTCCTATGGGCAGAAGCCATACAGAGTGAGCTATACTTAGCTGTGTGTTTTCATGTCTCAGCCTCTAGGCCTTGGGGGAAAACATCACTCAGCATAGGGTTATTGCCACAAGAAGCTGAACCcctgggatctggagacaccCTGGGGTCTCTCATGACTTTCTAACAGTGGGCAGTTAGCACAATCTCAGCTTACGCTAACCTGGAAATGACACATGCTGCTACGGGAACCCATTTTTCACTGtgtgttacacacatacacactcacaggcCACAGCCCCAGACTATCCTTCCTGAGAGTTAAAATAGAAATGGTGACACTGATGGCACCAACTATTTTAGCTGTTACTATGCGTgttcttatgtgtgtgcacacgtgtgtgtgtctgtgtctgctgtgtgtgcatgtgttgtgtgtgtgcgtctgtgtctcctatgtgtgcatgtgttgtatgtgtgtgtctgtgtctcctgtgtgtgcatgtgttttgtgtgtgtgtgtctgtgtctctgtgtgtgaggacatgcatgcatgtgcatgtgtgtgtatgtgtgtgttttcatggataTATGTAGATCTTAGGGTGCCAAGTGGATTGTCACAAGTGACGCCTCCCACAAAGCCAGGCCCTAAATGAGGAATCAGAACAGAACCCCAGAGCCTCCCTTCTCCACTCTGCACCCAGCCCTTCCCACTGGGCAGCCACTTCTGACTCTAGGATTCCAGAGGAGGGCCCCTAGCCTTGTGACTGACGTCACTTGAAATTGCACAGCCCgtgtctgtgttctctgtgtcGGGAGGCGAGGcacttttgtttgtatgttttaaaagcttgtgtgtgttttcatggctCAGGGGATGAAAGGGAGTGAAGTGACTGCCATGCTGGAGAAAGGAGAGCGGATGGGCTGCCCTCCAGGATGCCCACGAGAGATGTACGAGCTGATGAACCTGTGCTGGACATACGAGTGAGTGCCCAGCCCTTCCTGCCGCtgacctgaaagttctagaaatatgtgtgtggttggtgtcctagtttcatttctgttgctgtggtaaaataccttggccgccaaaaacaaaaaaacaaagcaaaacaaaacaaaaaacctgagggaaaatgatttattttagctcagaaCTCCAGATTACAGCCCATGGTGATGAGAAAGTCAAGGTGGCCAGAACTTAAAACATCTGGTCACACAACTTCACAGTTGAGAGCTGAGAGGAAAAGATGGCGCACGTGTTCTGCTGCTCAGTGTACTTTCTCCTTTCTTAGAAAGCTCCGGATTCCCTGATCCAATGGTAACTTGTGGTGGGTGGGGCCTTCACATCACAAGCAAGATAGTCCCCCACAAGCCGACCTGTTTGAGATAGTCCCCCCACAAGGTGACCTGTTTGAGACAGACAGTCCCTCTTGAGGCTCTCTTCCCAAGTGGTccagactgtgtcaagttgacaactaaatcTGACCTTCACAGCTGGTGTTATGGAGTTTGTGACCCCTAGGGAAAGATCATAGGCTCAATCCAGTTATAATTAAAAGATTTATCAACCAGCTTCCAGCAGGACGAACACTCTCTGAGACAGATTTGAGACTGCCATGGAGGAAGGGTGTGGGAAGGGTTAGTTTTAAAGGCAAGACCCACACAAAGACCTTCAGTATCTATGCGAGCAAGAAAAACACTGGTGTGTTGTGCCAAGTGAAGTGATTAAAGCAACTCAAAACAATCTTTGGTTCTCTGTGTAAGCAagttacagaagccaaaagaaaaatttttttaaagttagtcaTATCATAACAAGTAGATGGTCACAGCTGTGCGTTTTGGGTGGGGATCACTGGGCCAGGGTCACTGGGACCTCATCTTCCAGGGACTGGAGTCAGAGACAAATGACTGATGGGTACCAAGATGGATGCCTGACATAAAATGGGGTTTCTTTAGCTGTCACTCTGGGTATTAAAATGAAGTATGAATTTTCTCGATGTATTGGGAATGTGTTGCCTTCTGCATAAATGATGATGGCAGGAGGTGGGCCAGAGATGGACTGCTTTACTATCTAATCGTGGCTCTTCCTGGCAGGGACACTATTATATGCAATTTGCAGCTGTGAGAATGTCACAGAACCTACTTAGGCAAAGTAGGACAGCTGGAAGTCACCAGCTGTTAGGATCTTAGGAGACCATGATGTGGATTGGGGAAAATCGTAGAATCCCAGACACCGTGTCAAGCATCGGGAACAGTCCTGCCTTCGACAAACTCAGATGTGTCTGAGAGCATCCCTGCCCCCATGAACCCTTACATCAAGGCTAGAAGCTCCTGCTGACCACAGACAGCTCAGTGCCAGAAGTCCCCAGACAGTAGCACAGAGTTGGCACAGGCCACAAGACGGCTCTGCTCACAGGGTCAGAAGCCTCATCCCTATTCTTAGGTGCAGTGCGCTTTGCTTTCCCCCACCATCCTCTGAGCAGGACACTTTGCACACAGTGGGAAGGTGAACAGCACCGGAAGCTGCTGGGCTTGTTCTGTGATTCCGGTCCGGGAGGAACCCAGTCACCGTGCTGAAACCTTGTAGTGCGAGTGAAATGCTCACTGTTAGACAGAGGAGACTGAGAGCATCTATTAAGATGCTACCGGACCCGACCACCCATGCAGCTCGGTGGAGCTCTGCTCTGGGAGAGATTCCTGGCCCTGGGTTTTATGTCTCTTCTCACTAATCTTGGCTGAGCCCCATGGAGCTTCAGCTGTGGCAGATGGCAGAACAGGGCCAGTTTGAGTTTAGCCCCAAGTTTCCTACTGAAAACCCTATCTGTTCTGTCCTAACAAAGTCAGAGGAGTGACTTCACAGCAAGCTTGGAGGCCCAGGTCTTAAGGACAATGGCTGACTCTCAGCCCCCGCAGCCTCCGAAGCGATAGGCTTACTAGGTTAGCTTTAATTGCATCTGATGGGATGCATCTGGCGTCGTGTTTTTCTTGCCATTGTTGCCTGCACACGTCAACTACGTTTTCAATTGCTACATCAAGCCTAAAGGTTATTTAAAACGCAAAGACTGGTCcttgcgggtgtgtgtgtgtatgtgtgtgtgtgcgcgtgcgtgtaaGTGTGCTTGCCCATGCACTCACATGTAGAGACCACAGGCTGACTtggagtgtcttcctctattattttccaccttatttttcttcatttagtctcgtgtatgtgtgtgtgtgtgtgtgtgtgtgtgtgtgtgtgtgtgtataagtgtttgaGTGTgacccagcacacatgtggaagtcagaggacagcttctggttctctccttctaccatgtgggtgctgaggatccatCTCGGCTCCTttggtttggcagcaagcacttctaCCCACTGGACCACTCCATTGGGCCTCCCTGATTTGTTATTGGAGACAAAGTCCCATACTAAACATAGATCACGCTATTCCTGCTacactggcagccagcaagccagtCGGGAGTCACCTGTATCCTCCTCCCACTGCTTTTATGCAGTGGTGACCCGCATTTGGGCCCTCACCCATGGACAGGGGCACTTTATATACTGAGCTGTTATCCCAGGTCATGTGCCattttatagaatgaatttgaatTGAGTTCCTCTGGGGATGGGTTACCTGGTGGGGCTGGACCCATCCCCTCATAAGCACACAGTGAGGTGAGCTCCCTTTCAGTAATCAGGTAGAAGTTTCACCCAGCACTTGCTCACCCCAGCGTTTTACTTGTCAATGGCACAGACTTACTGGGCAAAGATTAGGAGGCACAGGGTCTGGGCCTCTGCTTTGGCCACAGAAATCTGTGAGTTCTAGCAGGAGCATGTGCAAACACAACCCTCCTTCTGAAAGTCCAGTTGGAATGTGGGTAGGGTATGTTACAGCTGTATCCATAATCTCATCGTAAGATTTTGAACAGAGGGACTGGAGACATGGttctgttggtaaagtgcttaggccgagttcaatccctagaacccatgaaaaaaaatggcaggcatggtggtaagtGTTGTGGTCCCAGCAACAGTGAGGGACatggagtcaggaggatcccAGAGGCTTAATGGTCAGCTAGCCAGTGTACTTGGCAAGTGCCAGGCAATTGAGAGACACTGAGTCAGAAAACCAAGGTGGATGgtgtctgaggaatgacaccaagGCTGTCCTCTTTGCTCCACAcatacctccacacacatgtgtgctcacgtTTATGAGAATACACACAGAGATTGAGTCAACTGTTTGATGCACCTACAGCCCAGAGGCCAGTTAGGTGTCTTCAGACATGGAATATATTCTGTACCACAGTGCAGAACTCTTCCAGATCACCAGGACATGGAGCCTCGGGATCCCGTAAAATGCAGGCTTGAGTTCTTTAAGTTTAGAGTCAGAAGAGACCACACTGGTGCTGGGGTGCAGTGACCAGAATTTGTCACCAGGGGGCACAGTGATTTACCCATGTTTCCGCAAGCCTATTGGCAAACATTAATAAATCCCTTCTTTCAGTGTAGAGAACCGGCCAGGATTCACAGCTGTGGAGCTGAGGCTTCGAAATTACTACTACGACGTGGTTAACTAACAGCTTGAAGACCTGTCATTGGCCACCTTGGATTCTCGGCGATCACAGGAAATTCATTCAGATGAACTGGCTTTCAAAGTTTCGTCTCCCTCTGCCCAGAGTGAGAGCTAAGCAAAGCTGGGACCTACCGTCAGTCACAGCAGGTCTGGTTCCAAAAGACAGACAAGCAGCAAGACCTCAGGGCCCATTtgtctgtggtttctgttttgttttgttttgtctgtttgtttctatcTGTGTGGTTTTCGTTACGGGTCATGTTCaggaactatttccaatttttctttGCATCATTCTGTTCCTCTGGGTCCAGGATTGCAGTGTCCCCTGCAAATCAGAAACAAACATGCTATGCCacttaagaaaggaaataaacagaaagctcacCGGTGCGGTTGGCAACCAGGAAGGCGGTTAAGGAAAATAACAAGTTTGGACACTGCTTTTGCTCACAGCACTGGAGACAGAAATACCACGTGGATGAGATGCTGAGACATGTTGACGTGACTTACATGCCCCTGGtgtctgccttcccttcctgcagAATTACTTGAAGTCTGTCCTTGTGTGCTTGCAGGAAGAGGTGTGAATAATGCTCTGCCTGGTGGCTGCCAGGGAAGGTGGGCTCCCATAATCCTCTGCAGCTGAGGAGAGTGTGTCGGGCATGGGTCAGACTCCCTCCCTTCTGCAGAGGGAGTGCAGCCAGGATCCATCCTCATTGCTGCCACGAAGTGCCAGACAAGCAGCTTTAGGGAGGAAGGgatgttctggctcacagttggaggggATACGGGCCATCATGATGGAAAAGACATTACAACAGGCAGGAAAGGCTTGGTGGCATGAGCAGGGAGCTGGAAGGTCACATGATATctacactcaggaagcaaagaatgAACAGAAAATAGGGCCAGGCTATAAGACCCCAAAGCTGACCCCCTAGTCACCCACTTTCTTCAGCAAGGCCCCACCTCCCCAATGTTCCACAAACTTCCCAGACAGTGAATGCCACCAGCCTGGACCAAGTGAAATGCATGAGcttggggcgggggaggcaggtggggagggggacgTTTCACATTTAAAGCACATCAGGATCCATCCTTTTTCTGTGGCTATAGCTGAATGCCTAGATAAGATgatgcacaaagaagaaatgtgTCCGTTAGACGTATATCTCCTCTTCTCTGAAGGCTGGACCCTCCACTGGAGAGGTGCAGTGCCAGGCAGGGGCCTTCCTGCAAGATGAAACAGTGTGATATCCTGACAGAGCAGGTGTGAGCCATCTCAGGTCTGTCCTCCTCCTAGGAACCCCTGCTCCCATCTCAGGGACCCCCTCAGGATCCCTCTTCATCTtgaccaccccccccaaaaagccctgtctccaaacatcTCAAGACCGAGACCATCTCAAATTGAGTTTCTGAATGGCATTTTAATTCACAATAAAACCAGATTTGACCATCACCACAAGTGAGCCTTGTGTAGTGTGACTCTGACCTGAGAATTCCCCTCTATCCTCCTAGACTTGGCTAACGCTTGGCTTACTGTTGAGCATACACAAAGTGTCACCCATTCACTTTGGCTGAGGACATCAAAATTACAGAGGCTTCATAGCCTTCCTTCTGTGTCTGGGGAAATATATAAGATGTGGGCCTGTCATCTTTGCCTCTGAGACACTGGCATACACAGCCAGGGATGATGCAGAAGGCCCTCCTGGCGATAGGTGAGGAATGGAGAGAAGGTACGGATGGGTGCCTCTTAGACCAggagttctcaaccttcctaatgctgcaaccctctAATACAGTCCCTCCAGTTGTGCTGACCACCCCCCATTGTtagttatttcattgctgcttcataactgcagttttgctactgttatgaatcctagtGTAAAGATCTGTTATATGACCCCAAAAAGGTCATGGCCCACAAGTTGAGAGCCACCACTTTGATGTGGATGCACTAAACTCAGCCTCCTTAGGCAGAAGTCCTGTTGAGCGTGGTTAGGATGTACTTAGAAGCTGTAAGTGTGTCTTGGAATTGTGCTAACAGAACAACTGTCCCATGAAAGCAGGGATCCCTGTATGCTGAACTCGCTCAACAGACCCACAGAATATAGACTTTGTGGTGAAGTCCCATGGGTCAGGCCATCTGTAGATGTGGAGTTAGGGGAGGAAGGGCCAGTGTATTGGTTATGGAAACTGGATGACGTGGACCACACATGAGCAAGACATATTCTGCTGTCCCCAGGGTAGGGCTAGGAAAGGGCCACTTCACAGGTCAGGAGCCTGTGTGTAATAACCCTGTGGaggcctctgtcttctttctggcCTCTCTAGCAATGTCCCTCCTTCCCGGGGGTTTGGGGATATGGCTGAGCAGGATGGAGGCAGGGGTTTGCCTCTCTCCAGAAGGCCAGGACAGGTTCCTATGTGCAGAAGTCACATTGTGGCCATTATAGGACTCTCATCGGGTGAAAGTCATGTCCAGCTGTCAACCTTAATTCTCTCCCCTGGGGTCACAGAGGGCAGTCGGGGAGAAGATCCTTCCTGCAGTATGTAGACTACAGATGTGCTAAATTTGCAGGGTCAAAAATGATCCAAGATCCTTCACAGGCATCAATCCTTGCCTAGGTCTCTTCACAAGCTGCCTCTGATGATCCAAGCCCCTTCTACCAGGCAGCTTGGCTCACTGTGTGCCTTGAGCTATGACCTTTTGTCAGAAGATTGTGAGGAGCATACCAGGCTGCCTTGCCACATACTGCTGAGTGCAGATACCAAGGACCTCATGCAGAACCCAATGTCTCTCCAGTCAACACCCAGGCTAGCCCATCATTAAAATTATCTCTGTGTGCACCAGAACATGTCCTCACAGCACACATCCCTGCTTCATGTACCAGACAGTTACCCCACAGGGATGTCAGCCTTTGTGATTGCATTTCTCCCTGCAAGGGAAGCCCTGGGTTTTCAGTCCCAGTGACTCCCTCCAGCAGCGGTACAGAATGTTTACCTGTTACTTCAGAAATGACTATTAATAAAGGTCTAATATTAGTCTGGTGATGATTTTTATGGACGTGGATAGTATATGACAGGCTATACTCTCAACCAGAGTTCACCAGCGTCTTCATAAGTGCAACCTGCTTGTGAAATGTTGCACCCTTGGTCATCCTGCTACACGTGGGCAGGAACAAAGTCCCCAGAACGTAACTTGAAATTCCGCCATTGAAGGAGGCAGCCTGTAAAGAGGGCCCTGTCTTGTCCACAGGGGGTACATCTCTGTCCAGAATTCACGGTCTGACGACTGATAGCCCAACCCTAACCTAATAGAAGGAGACCCAGCGACGGCCTGGGAGGGGTGAGATT
It encodes:
- the Syk gene encoding tyrosine-protein kinase SYK isoform X2 — its product is MPWFHGNISRDESEQSVLIGSKINGKFLIRARDNSGSYALCLLHEGKVLHYRIDRDKTGKLSIPEGKKFDTLWQLVEHYSYKPDGLLRVLTVPCQKIGAQIGNPPSPNAHPVTWSPGGILSRIKSYSFPKPGYKKPAPPQASRPESVSFNPYEPTGGSWAPDRGLQREALPMDTEVYESPYADPEEIRPKEVYLDRNLLTLEDSELGSGNFGTVKKGYYQMKKVVKTVAVKILKNEANDPALKDELLAEANVMQQLDNPYIVRMIGICEAESWMLVMEMAELGPLNKYLQQNRHIKDKNIIELVHQVSMGMKYLEECNFVHRDLAARNVLLVTQHYAKISDFGLSKALRADENYYKAQTHGKWPVKWYAPECINYYKFSSKSDVWSFGVLMWEAFSYGQKPYRGMKGSEVTAMLEKGERMGCPPGCPREMYELMNLCWTYDVENRPGFTAVELRLRNYYYDVVN